From the Bacteroidota bacterium genome, one window contains:
- a CDS encoding SusC/RagA family TonB-linked outer membrane protein → NDATGTEYLGYSEGTKTLTSSFYMESMLNYNNTFNKKHNLSGLLVYMMRNQLNANAGDLQQSLPFRNLGVSGRATYAYDNRYFLEFNFGYNGSERFYKTKRFGFFPSAGLAWSISNEKFFKPYKDVVTNLRLRTTYGLIGNDEIGSATDRFFYLSNLNMNNSSMGATFGRDPGGYSLNGISISRYSNEGITWETSKQKNVALEVGLFSKLNLQAEYYTQTRDHILMTRASIPVTMGFTAPIRANVGKASGKGVDLSLDYAEAFRNGFSFSVRGNFTYATSKYLVYEEPQYAESYRSHVGKSLYQQYGYIAERLFIDDADAANSPKQNFGTYGGGDIKYLDVNRDGEITAADMVPIGNPTLPEITYGFGFSTSYKAFDFSAFFQGLANESFWIDPVATSPFQGQTQVLKAYADSYWSEDHRDIYALWPRLSPTVNSNNTQTSTWFMRDGSFLRLKQVELGFTVPRKIQNRIHTSDLRFYVNGTNLLNFSKFKLWDVEMGGNGLGYPIQKVINFGINLNFN, encoded by the coding sequence AATGATGCAACAGGTACGGAATACCTTGGCTACAGCGAAGGAACCAAAACGCTGACCTCCAGTTTTTATATGGAATCTATGTTGAATTATAACAATACTTTTAATAAAAAACACAATTTGAGTGGCCTGTTGGTTTACATGATGCGGAATCAGTTAAATGCAAATGCCGGAGATCTTCAACAATCCCTGCCGTTCAGGAACCTGGGCGTATCTGGAAGAGCTACTTATGCCTATGATAATCGCTATTTCCTGGAGTTCAATTTTGGTTACAATGGCTCTGAAAGATTTTACAAGACAAAACGTTTCGGATTTTTCCCTTCTGCCGGTTTGGCCTGGAGTATTTCTAATGAAAAATTCTTCAAACCTTATAAGGATGTGGTTACCAATTTAAGGTTAAGAACTACCTATGGACTTATAGGAAATGATGAAATTGGTTCAGCTACCGACCGTTTCTTCTATTTGTCTAATTTGAACATGAATAATTCCAGTATGGGCGCAACTTTTGGCCGTGATCCGGGTGGATATTCCTTAAATGGCATATCTATTTCTAGATATTCAAATGAAGGTATTACCTGGGAAACTTCAAAACAAAAAAATGTAGCTTTGGAAGTAGGCCTGTTCAGCAAGTTAAACTTGCAGGCCGAATATTACACCCAAACCCGTGATCATATCCTGATGACCAGGGCTTCTATACCGGTTACCATGGGATTTACCGCTCCGATTCGGGCTAATGTCGGAAAAGCTTCAGGAAAAGGCGTGGATCTTTCTCTGGATTATGCAGAAGCGTTTCGTAATGGATTCTCCTTTTCAGTCAGGGGTAATTTTACTTATGCTACCAGCAAATATTTGGTTTACGAAGAACCTCAATATGCAGAATCATATAGAAGTCATGTGGGGAAATCCCTTTATCAGCAGTACGGTTATATAGCCGAAAGATTATTTATTGACGATGCAGACGCGGCAAATTCTCCCAAGCAAAACTTTGGGACTTATGGCGGGGGCGACATTAAATATTTAGATGTCAATCGCGATGGCGAGATTACAGCAGCGGATATGGTTCCTATAGGAAATCCGACTTTACCTGAAATTACATACGGCTTTGGTTTTTCTACAAGTTACAAGGCTTTCGATTTTTCAGCCTTTTTCCAGGGGCTGGCCAATGAATCCTTTTGGATAGATCCTGTGGCAACCTCCCCTTTCCAGGGTCAAACACAGGTGCTAAAAGCTTATGCTGACAGTTATTGGTCGGAGGACCACCGGGATATATATGCTCTTTGGCCCAGACTAAGTCCAACAGTCAACTCGAATAATACCCAGACCAGTACCTGGTTCATGAGAGATGGTTCTTTTTTAAGGCTCAAACAAGTTGAACTGGGATTTACCGTTCCCCGGAAAATCCAGAACAGGATACATACCTCTGATTTACGTTTTTATGTAAATGGAACTAACTTGTTGAATTTTTCCAAGTTCAAGTTATGGGATGTGGAAATGGGGGGAAACGGACTGGGTTATCCTATTCAGAAGGTGATTAATTTCGGTATTAATTTGAATTTTAATTAA
- a CDS encoding RagB/SusD family nutrient uptake outer membrane protein yields the protein MMKKNIIKGILGLIFLTLISSCKEYLDVVPDNVATLDNAFTMRNQAEKFLFTCYSFMPDDGNVDRDPAMLGGDEIWRIATNNGTFFNLARGYQNKVSPYGDSWASLYQGIRDCNIFLENIEKVPDIDESERSQWVAEVKFLKAYYHFYLVRMYGPIPVIKTNLSIDADVNQVKVSRDPVDSCFSYITQLLDEAAPNLPLTIADPVKELGRITQPIAVSLKAEVLVYAASPLFNGNTDEAALKNNDGTQLFNQTYSQAKWDSAASACKRAIDVCNQAGMELYTHTKNYQQYNLTDTIVTQLSIRNSLCERWNSEIIWANTQSYCSIQGTALPAMDVTKPENFVPRGEFSPPLKIVEMFYTEHGVPINEDVTWNYSERYNLSKAGFDDKLYIKNGYTTANLNFKREPRFYADLGFDGGIWYGQGNYDDTKDTKLFCVYAKWKQANAIQTDRSTVTGYFIKKIIHFENVVGTGTTYSVVQYPWPVMRLSSLYLLYAEALNESQGPGTEAYDYINRVRERAGLQSVESSWTNYSTNPTKYTTKEGLRSIIHQERLIELAFEGQRFWDLRRWKEASDVLNAPIQGWDGYQELPEAYYRPVTLFNQTFGEKDYFWPIKDDNITVNRNLVQNLGW from the coding sequence ATGATGAAAAAAAATATAATAAAAGGAATTTTAGGGCTGATTTTCTTAACGCTGATTAGCTCGTGCAAAGAATATTTGGATGTTGTGCCGGATAATGTTGCTACGCTGGATAATGCTTTTACCATGCGCAATCAGGCAGAGAAGTTTTTATTCACTTGTTATTCATTCATGCCTGATGATGGGAATGTGGATAGAGATCCGGCCATGTTGGGCGGTGATGAAATTTGGCGTATCGCTACCAATAATGGCACCTTTTTTAATTTGGCCAGGGGATATCAAAATAAGGTAAGTCCTTATGGTGATAGCTGGGCTTCCTTATATCAGGGGATTAGGGATTGTAATATTTTCCTTGAGAATATCGAAAAAGTACCTGACATAGATGAATCGGAGAGAAGTCAGTGGGTTGCGGAGGTTAAATTTCTGAAAGCCTATTATCATTTTTATTTAGTGAGAATGTATGGCCCCATTCCGGTAATCAAAACCAATTTGTCGATTGATGCCGATGTAAACCAGGTAAAAGTAAGCCGTGATCCGGTTGATTCCTGTTTTAGCTATATAACCCAACTTCTGGATGAGGCTGCTCCCAATCTGCCATTGACCATAGCCGACCCCGTGAAGGAATTGGGGCGGATTACCCAGCCTATTGCTGTATCCTTAAAGGCTGAAGTACTGGTGTATGCCGCAAGTCCTTTATTCAACGGGAATACCGATGAGGCTGCATTAAAAAATAATGACGGTACACAGCTTTTTAACCAGACCTATTCGCAGGCCAAATGGGATTCTGCTGCCAGCGCCTGCAAACGGGCAATAGATGTTTGCAATCAAGCAGGTATGGAATTATACACACATACGAAAAACTATCAGCAGTATAATCTGACCGATACCATTGTTACTCAATTGAGTATTAGAAACAGCTTGTGTGAACGGTGGAATAGTGAGATAATCTGGGCCAATACTCAAAGTTATTGTTCTATACAAGGTACGGCCTTACCTGCCATGGACGTAACAAAACCTGAAAATTTCGTACCCAGGGGCGAATTTTCACCTCCTTTGAAAATTGTCGAAATGTTCTATACTGAACACGGTGTTCCCATCAATGAGGATGTGACCTGGAATTACAGTGAAAGATATAATTTATCAAAAGCAGGTTTTGACGATAAGTTATATATCAAAAATGGTTATACAACCGCAAATCTGAATTTTAAACGAGAACCCAGATTTTATGCTGATTTGGGTTTTGATGGCGGCATTTGGTATGGACAGGGAAATTATGACGATACAAAGGATACAAAGCTGTTTTGCGTATATGCAAAATGGAAACAGGCAAATGCCATTCAGACTGATCGTAGTACGGTTACCGGGTACTTTATTAAAAAGATCATACATTTTGAAAATGTTGTAGGAACGGGGACTACATATTCAGTTGTTCAATATCCCTGGCCGGTCATGCGCCTAAGCAGTTTATATCTTTTGTATGCCGAAGCATTGAACGAATCCCAGGGGCCCGGGACTGAAGCCTATGATTATATCAACCGGGTACGTGAACGGGCAGGATTACAGTCGGTTGAATCATCCTGGACGAATTATTCAACCAATCCTACAAAATATACGACTAAAGAAGGGTTAAGAAGCATTATACATCAGGAGCGACTGATAGAGCTGGCTTTTGAAGGCCAGAGATTTTGGGATTTGCGCCGTTGGAAGGAAGCTTCAGATGTGTTGAACGCTCCTATTCAGGGCTGGGATGGTTATCAGGAACTTCCGGAGGCTTATTACAGACCTGTCACCTTGTTTAACCAAACATTTGGCGAAAAAGATTACTTCTGGCCAATTAAGGATGATAACATCACGGTTAACCGAAACCTGGTTCAAAACCTGGGATGGTAA
- a CDS encoding DUF5000 domain-containing lipoprotein, with translation MKKLKYFILILLFATLLSRCKEDKNLFLDSNAPAPAQVSDINVVPTSGGAIVTYKIPRDKNLSYVKAVYEIQPGVTREAKSSYFTDTLALVGFGDTLTHEVNLYSVGKNEKESTPLTIEVKPLIPAVDSVFKTLTLDATFGGVRVSFLNSFRADLSIIVLVDSTGQGNWVPVTADYTDALNGSFYGRGLAPVEKNFAVFVRDRWNNKSDTLVKSLTPWTEQLIPKSLFKTYKLPGDTWQSVQPQYNLEKIWDDIVNVNENIFASNVMTVPQYFTIDLGQNVVFSRMKLYQRSSYPYNGSWVYSFEIWGSNAPDADGGWTHWQKLGAFTSVKPSGLPDPSYTASDMDFVKAGEDFIFDGGLPAVRYIRFVMVSDRSGVGKYVIGELTFWGTIQ, from the coding sequence ATGAAAAAGTTAAAATATTTTATCCTTATACTTTTATTCGCTACTTTATTGAGCAGATGCAAGGAAGATAAAAATCTTTTTTTGGATAGCAATGCTCCGGCTCCGGCCCAGGTTAGTGATATTAATGTGGTCCCGACTTCAGGCGGAGCCATTGTTACTTATAAAATTCCTCGGGATAAAAATCTGTCCTATGTAAAAGCCGTGTACGAGATACAACCGGGGGTGACCCGGGAGGCCAAATCTTCTTATTTCACGGATACGCTTGCTTTGGTGGGTTTTGGGGATACCCTGACTCATGAAGTAAATTTGTATAGCGTTGGGAAAAATGAAAAAGAATCCACCCCCCTTACGATAGAAGTAAAGCCTCTTATTCCTGCGGTGGACTCTGTATTTAAAACGCTTACTCTGGATGCTACATTTGGCGGTGTACGGGTTAGTTTCCTGAATAGCTTCCGGGCCGATCTTTCAATCATCGTGCTGGTCGATTCTACCGGTCAGGGTAATTGGGTCCCGGTAACTGCTGATTATACAGATGCTCTAAACGGAAGTTTCTACGGCAGGGGATTGGCTCCAGTGGAAAAGAACTTTGCCGTATTTGTAAGGGATAGATGGAACAACAAATCAGATACTCTGGTTAAATCATTAACACCGTGGACTGAACAATTAATCCCCAAAAGTCTTTTTAAAACCTATAAGCTCCCCGGAGATACATGGCAAAGTGTTCAACCTCAGTATAATTTGGAAAAAATATGGGATGATATTGTAAATGTCAATGAAAATATATTTGCATCCAACGTGATGACTGTACCTCAATATTTTACGATTGATTTGGGACAGAATGTTGTTTTCAGCCGAATGAAACTTTATCAGAGATCCAGTTACCCCTACAACGGTTCCTGGGTATATTCCTTTGAAATATGGGGATCCAATGCACCTGATGCCGATGGGGGATGGACCCATTGGCAGAAGTTGGGCGCGTTCACATCCGTAAAACCTTCCGGACTGCCTGATCCTTCTTATACAGCCAGCGATATGGATTTTGTCAAGGCGGGTGAAGATTTCATTTTCGATGGCGGACTGCCTGCTGTACGCTATATTCGTTTTGTGATGGTAAGCGACAGATCCGGTGTTGGAAAGTATGTGATAGGAGAATTGACTTTCTGGGGAACAATACAATAA